The Agromyces hippuratus genome has a window encoding:
- a CDS encoding ABC transporter ATP-binding protein: MYTLEHVSKTYAQSKRRITALRDVSLTIPRGQLVAIQGPTGGGKSTLLQMLGALDRPSTGRVALGEAELSHLPDRKLAGIRANEIGFVFQGFNLIPTLTALENVETALEPLGVPADERRRRATEALASVGLGDRGGHVPSELSGGQQQRVAIARALVKEPDVLLADEPTGNLDEQTRDDIMDLLEGLWRDRGLTLIVVTHDSAVAKRAERRLHIRDGAVTER; the protein is encoded by the coding sequence ATGTACACGCTCGAACACGTGTCGAAGACCTACGCGCAGTCGAAGCGCCGCATCACCGCGCTGCGGGACGTCTCCCTGACGATCCCGAGGGGCCAGCTCGTCGCGATCCAGGGGCCGACCGGAGGTGGCAAGTCGACGCTCCTGCAGATGCTCGGCGCACTCGACCGGCCCAGCACCGGCCGTGTCGCGCTCGGCGAGGCAGAGCTCTCGCACCTGCCGGATCGGAAGCTCGCCGGCATCCGCGCGAATGAGATCGGGTTCGTCTTCCAGGGCTTCAACCTGATCCCCACGCTCACCGCGCTCGAGAACGTCGAGACCGCCCTCGAACCGCTCGGGGTGCCGGCAGACGAGCGGCGGCGCCGGGCGACCGAGGCGCTCGCGTCGGTGGGGCTCGGCGACCGCGGCGGCCATGTTCCGAGCGAGCTGTCGGGCGGTCAGCAGCAGCGCGTGGCGATCGCACGGGCGCTCGTGAAGGAGCCCGATGTGCTGCTCGCCGACGAACCGACCGGCAACCTCGACGAGCAGACCCGCGACGACATCATGGACCTGCTCGAGGGGCTCTGGCGCGACCGCGGCCTCACGCTCATCGTCGTGACGCACGACTCCGCCGTGGCGAAGCGGGCCGAACGCCGCCTGCACATCAGGGACGGCGCCGTCACCGAGCGCTGA
- a CDS encoding ABC transporter permease, which translates to MFFTYLRRELAGRRRQTAIIAIGMALAIALVMIVNSVSTGVRDAQASVLESVYGVGTDLTVSQTPTPPAEGEAGGPRFEFDADAGTTADGSTEISQSRLSAGFGSSTFDEAALASVEALDGVATASATLSLTNTTFDGELPDFAQTAEGTEQMPADGEQPAAPPQGGFDGAGGSAFDVDSFTVLGLDPASAAVGPLSAVELADGRGLEASDTGEPVAVLDASYATSAELAVGDTIDVGGTEFEVVGTVSSTSADAATAANVYIPLDLAQSISGEEGMISSISVQAESADGIDALQAEIEEALPDATVSTQSDLAASVSGSLASASSLISNLGLWVSLAVLVAAFLIAILFTIQGVTRRTREFGTLKAIGWSNGRIVGQVTGESLVQGLIGGGAGLMLGLAGIWAVNLIAPTIGGGSGSEVVAGGPGGREMVMQAGGPGGGFGGAMPSAASSAEVVLQAPVTVGVIAIAIGLSIAGGLVAGAFGGWRAAKLRPAEALRSVA; encoded by the coding sequence ATGTTCTTCACCTACCTCCGGCGCGAACTCGCCGGGCGCCGCAGGCAGACCGCGATCATCGCGATCGGCATGGCGCTCGCGATCGCGCTCGTCATGATCGTGAACTCGGTCTCCACCGGCGTGCGCGACGCCCAGGCCTCCGTGCTCGAATCCGTCTACGGCGTCGGCACCGACCTCACGGTGTCGCAGACGCCGACCCCGCCCGCGGAGGGCGAGGCCGGCGGCCCGCGGTTCGAGTTCGATGCCGACGCGGGCACCACGGCAGACGGCTCGACCGAGATCAGCCAGTCGCGGCTCTCGGCCGGGTTCGGCTCGAGCACCTTCGACGAGGCCGCTCTGGCGTCGGTCGAGGCGCTCGACGGCGTCGCCACGGCATCCGCCACCCTCTCGCTCACGAACACGACGTTCGACGGCGAGCTGCCCGATTTCGCGCAGACGGCGGAGGGCACCGAGCAGATGCCCGCCGACGGCGAGCAGCCCGCGGCACCGCCGCAGGGCGGCTTCGACGGCGCCGGCGGCAGCGCCTTCGACGTCGACAGCTTCACGGTGCTCGGCCTCGACCCGGCTTCGGCCGCCGTCGGGCCCCTCTCGGCGGTCGAGCTGGCCGACGGGCGCGGGCTCGAGGCATCCGACACCGGCGAGCCGGTCGCCGTGCTCGACGCCAGCTACGCCACGAGCGCAGAGCTCGCCGTGGGCGACACGATCGACGTCGGGGGTACGGAGTTCGAGGTCGTCGGCACCGTCTCGTCGACCTCCGCCGACGCCGCGACCGCCGCGAACGTCTACATCCCGCTCGACCTCGCCCAGTCGATCTCGGGCGAGGAGGGCATGATCTCGAGCATCTCGGTGCAGGCGGAGTCCGCCGACGGCATCGACGCCCTGCAGGCCGAGATCGAGGAGGCGCTGCCGGATGCCACGGTGTCGACGCAGTCCGACCTCGCCGCCTCCGTCTCCGGCTCGCTCGCGAGCGCGTCGAGCCTCATCTCGAACCTCGGGCTCTGGGTCTCGCTCGCGGTGCTCGTCGCCGCCTTCCTCATCGCCATCCTCTTCACGATCCAGGGCGTGACCCGGCGTACCCGCGAGTTCGGAACGCTGAAGGCGATCGGCTGGTCGAACGGCCGCATCGTCGGCCAGGTCACGGGCGAGTCGCTCGTGCAGGGCCTCATCGGCGGCGGCGCCGGGCTCATGCTCGGCCTCGCGGGCATCTGGGCAGTGAACCTCATCGCCCCGACGATCGGCGGCGGCTCCGGCTCCGAGGTGGTCGCCGGCGGCCCGGGCGGCCGAGAGATGGTCATGCAGGCCGGCGGCCCGGGCGGCGGGTTCGGCGGAGCGATGCCGTCGGCCGCGTCATCCGCCGAGGTCGTGCTGCAGGCCCCCGTGACCGTCGGCGTCATCGCGATCGCCATCGGACTCTCGATCGCCGGCGGCCTCGTCGCCGGCGCCTTCGGCGGATGGCGGGCCGCGAAGCTCCGCCCCGCCGAGGCCCTCCGCAGCGTCGCGTGA